The following proteins come from a genomic window of Rutidosis leptorrhynchoides isolate AG116_Rl617_1_P2 chromosome 10, CSIRO_AGI_Rlap_v1, whole genome shotgun sequence:
- the LOC139871126 gene encoding uncharacterized protein has product MTIDKRWTTIRHTFNPDFIKGLNAFIERCKHNLDLHGKCSYPCKHYCNTVFLKPKHIKAHITRYGFEPSYTIWRHHGELPQPPEVHNITDPLRNFLHDIQLEEVPNFEEEGPNDDETMNDTTATSLDDLIDSTQTELYLGSKLSSLEFLAKLTHIKVMNKWTNNSFDRLLELLIQSHPPNNTIPKSFYETKKWMRKIGLGYQAIHACKNDCCLFYKEYQDLENCPICKESRWKDERTTGKKVPNKVLRYFPITPRLKRLYSSRYTAKDMTWHATGRCNEEGKMRHPVDGRAWKEIDKRYPNFAREHRNVRLGLAANGFNTFGNMNNPYSMWPVILTTYSTPPWICMKESSLMLTLLIPDPKSPGKDIDVYLRPLVDELKILWSEGVDTHNSVTNTYFQMKAMLIWTINDYPARSSLCGWSGQGYKACPTCNEDTPAMRVKNKIVFVSHRPNLESNHPYRESLEFNGKVDHTSKPRKFKVAD; this is encoded by the coding sequence ATGACGATTGATAAGAGGTGGACTACTATACGACATACATTTAATCCTGACTTTATTAAAGGTCTTAATGCATTTATTGAGAGGTGTAAACACAATTTGGATTTGCACGGTAAGTGTAGTTACCCATGTAAACATTATTGCAATACGGTTTTTCTTAAACCTAAACATATAAAAGCCCATATAACTAGATATGGGTTTGAACCCTCTTATACCATATGGCGGCATCACGGTGAACTACCACAACCACCCGAAGTACACAACATAACGGACCCGCTAAGAAATTTCTTGCACGATATTCAGTTGGAGGAAGTTCCTAACTTTGAGGAGGAAGGTCCGAATGACGATGAGACTATGAATGACACGACCGCAACTTCTCTTGATGATTTAATTGACTCCACCCAAACCGAGCTATATCTCGGTAGCAAGTTGTCCTCATTAGAGTTTTTAGCCAAGTTAACACACATTAAGGTCATGAACAAATGGACGAATAATTCATTCGACCGATTGTTAGAATTACTCATACAATCACATCCCCCAAATAACACGATTCCGAAATCATTTTACGAAACTAAGAAGTGGATGAGAAAGATCGGTTTAGGGTATCAAGCGATACATGCTTGTAAGAATGATTGTTGTTTGTTTTATAAAGAATACCAGGATTTGGAAAACTGTCCAATATGTAAAGAGAGTAGATGGAAAGATGAACGCACAACGGGGAAAAAAGTTCCTAATAAAGTTTTGCGTTATTTTCCAATAACTCCAAGACTAAAACGTTTGTACAGCTCCAGATACACTGCAAAGGATATGACTTGGCATGCTACTGGGCGGTGCAATGAAGAGGGTAAGATGCGTCATCCGGTAGATGGTCGAGCTTGGAAAGAAATTGACAAAAGATATCCGAATTTTGCACGTGAACACAGAAATGTTCGACTAGGGTTGGCTGCTAATGGTTTCAATACATTCGGCAACATGAATAATCCTTACAGCATGTGGCCTGTCATATTGACAACGTACAGTACGCCACCGTGGATATGTATGAAAGAAAGTTCTCTCATGTTGACTCTGTTAATTCCTGATCCTAAATCACCTGGAAAAGATATTGATGTTTACTTGAGGCCTTTAGTTGATGAACTGAAGATTTTATGGTCCGAAGGGGTTGATACACATAACTCAGTTACTAACACGTATTTTCAAATGAAAGCAATGCTTATTTGGACCATAAACGATTATCCTGCCCGTAGTAGTTTGTGCGGTTGGAGTGGCCAAGGCTATAAAGCATGCCCTACATGTAACGAGGACACTCCTGCTATGCGTGTGAAAAATAAAATTGTTTTTGTCAGTCACAGACCGAACCTTGAATCGAATCACCCATACAGAGAAAGCTTAGAATTCAATGGTAAGGTTGATCATACCTCTAAACCTAGAAAGTTTAAAGTAGctgattga